A portion of the Treponema rectale genome contains these proteins:
- a CDS encoding glycoside hydrolase family 16 protein: protein MKRKYKILGTTAAAVLAASAVITSCCFLPEEDEELDLSKYELVWADEFDGNSLDTDNWNEVVWAKGTVNNEVQSYAKGKTSIVDDDDATDGKVLRLTATGSGASWVSARLDTSTKFNFKYGYVEARLRMPVAYDKSTGGNVIENNGVWPAFWMMPEDAVDEDGNSLGTGGEYGVWPRSGELDIMEYSPSTSGEKTYATIHHATSKTDATDDYMSLGGKFFDDPYEWHTYGLLWTSGTVEAYYDGKSLGTVYANPGSNNWAKYPYDQNFYIILNLAMGGTLGGSINSDMKRAEYDVDYVRVYKAK, encoded by the coding sequence ATGAAAAGAAAATATAAAATCCTTGGTACAACGGCTGCTGCAGTTCTTGCTGCAAGTGCTGTAATAACTTCCTGCTGCTTCCTTCCGGAAGAAGATGAAGAACTGGATTTAAGCAAATATGAACTTGTATGGGCAGATGAATTTGACGGGAACAGTCTTGATACTGATAACTGGAATGAAGTTGTCTGGGCTAAAGGTACAGTAAACAATGAAGTTCAGTCTTATGCAAAAGGAAAGACTTCTATTGTTGATGATGATGATGCTACAGATGGAAAGGTTCTCCGCCTTACAGCTACAGGTTCAGGAGCAAGCTGGGTAAGTGCAAGACTTGATACTTCTACAAAATTTAATTTTAAGTATGGTTATGTAGAAGCCCGTCTCAGAATGCCTGTTGCTTATGATAAGTCTACTGGCGGTAACGTAATTGAAAATAACGGTGTATGGCCTGCTTTCTGGATGATGCCGGAAGATGCAGTTGATGAAGACGGAAATTCTCTCGGTACTGGCGGTGAATACGGAGTATGGCCGCGCTCAGGAGAACTTGACATAATGGAATATTCTCCTTCTACCTCAGGAGAAAAAACTTATGCAACCATTCATCATGCAACATCAAAGACTGACGCAACAGATGACTACATGTCACTGGGCGGAAAGTTTTTTGATGATCCTTATGAATGGCATACCTACGGTCTTTTATGGACAAGCGGAACTGTAGAAGCTTACTATGACGGAAAGTCTCTCGGTACAGTTTATGCAAATCCTGGAAGCAACAACTGGGCTAAGTATCCTTATGATCAGAACTTCTATATCATTCTGAACCTTGCCATGGGTGGAACTCTTGGTGGCTCAATCAACAGTGATATGAAACGTGCTGAATATGACGTTGACTATGTACGCGTCTATAAGGCTAAATGA